One genomic segment of Helianthus annuus cultivar XRQ/B chromosome 14, HanXRQr2.0-SUNRISE, whole genome shotgun sequence includes these proteins:
- the LOC110906606 gene encoding uncharacterized protein LOC110906606, translating into MLKYSKFMRDFLTHKKKIESIQQVNLSEECSAALLNKLLQKKIDPRIFTIPCSIGGSPVSNTFSDLGASINLMHASMFNLFRLEKPHPTKMSIQLADRSLKYPQGVIDNLLVKVGEFVFPADFVILEMEEGTEIPLILGRPFLATARAMVDMSDGRLTMRVCDKEVKFEVGQCAKEDPVKYLKAIDSRLDYGVATPDPYPGSGRPRGQFSGIGVY; encoded by the coding sequence ATGCTAAAATACTCCAAGTTCATGAGAGATTTTCTCACTCACAAAAAGAAGATTGAATCCATCCAACAAGTCAACTTGAGTGAAGAATGCTCGGCGGCACTCCTCAACAAACTCCtacaaaagaagattgatcccagAATTTTTACCATTCCTTGCTCCATTGGAGGATCACCGGTAAGCAACACATTTTCCgacctaggggctagcattaatcTAATGCACGCCTCTATGTTCAACCTATTCAGACTAGAAAAACCGCATCCTACAAAGATGAGCATCCAACTTGCGGATAGGTCGCTAAAATACCCTCAAGGTGTCATAGATAATCTTTTGGTCAAGGTCGGAGAATTTGTTTTCCCGGCCGACTTTGTAATCCTAGAAATGGAGGAAGGCACCGAAATCCCGCTCATACTAGGAAGACCATTCCTTGCCACCGCACGAGCTATGGTGGATATGAGTGATGGAAGATTAACAATGAGGGTATGTGACAAGGAAGTGAAGTTTGAAGTAGGACAATGTGCGAAGGAGGACCCGGTCAAATACCTCAAAGCAATAGACTCACGCCTAGACTAcggtgtcgcaacccccga